Proteins from one Planctomyces sp. SH-PL62 genomic window:
- a CDS encoding DUF4465 domain-containing protein: protein MKSRSLSLVTSLVFVGLLGLAPAARAGVVDFEDLSLSPDSATAGPMSGATSAPGSWGSTVWTGTFASGGAEFANRFADYGQGVSTWSGFGYSNRTDATTAGYGNELSAYAGSAHSGGNFGVASGYRNPPFAPANPADLAGLPTFSIPTGASLAGMFVTNTTYAALSMLNGDSFAKKFGGDSGDDADWFKLTAYGVTAAGSLLGTSVDFYLADYRFDDNSLDYVLDTWAYMDLSSLAGASQLSFNLTSSDVGRYGMNTPAYFAVDDLTYRLPPAAVPEPASLALAGAAAVVLGAALRPRRAAASSKTP from the coding sequence ATGAAATCGCGATCACTTTCTCTTGTGACATCCCTGGTCTTCGTCGGCCTCCTCGGCCTGGCTCCCGCCGCCCGCGCCGGCGTCGTCGACTTCGAGGATCTGAGCCTCTCCCCCGACTCCGCCACCGCCGGCCCGATGTCGGGAGCGACCTCCGCCCCCGGCTCCTGGGGCTCGACCGTCTGGACGGGGACGTTCGCCTCGGGGGGGGCGGAATTCGCGAACCGCTTCGCCGACTACGGACAGGGCGTCTCCACCTGGAGCGGCTTCGGCTATTCGAACCGGACGGACGCGACGACCGCCGGATACGGCAACGAGCTCTCCGCCTACGCCGGCTCGGCGCACTCGGGCGGCAACTTCGGCGTCGCCAGCGGGTACAGGAACCCGCCCTTCGCCCCCGCGAACCCGGCGGACCTGGCAGGCCTGCCGACGTTCTCGATCCCGACCGGGGCGTCCCTCGCGGGGATGTTCGTCACCAACACGACCTACGCCGCCCTCTCGATGCTCAACGGCGACTCCTTCGCCAAGAAGTTCGGCGGCGACTCCGGCGACGACGCCGACTGGTTCAAGCTCACGGCCTACGGAGTCACCGCGGCGGGCTCGCTCCTGGGGACCTCCGTCGATTTCTACCTGGCCGACTACCGCTTCGACGACAATTCGCTGGACTACGTCCTCGATACGTGGGCCTACATGGATCTGTCGTCCCTGGCCGGCGCGTCGCAGCTCTCGTTCAACCTGACCTCCTCCGACGTGGGCCGCTATGGGATGAACACGCCCGCCTACTTCGCAGTGGACGACCTCACCTACCGCCTGCCCCCCGCCGCCGTGCCCGAACCGGCGTCCCTGGCCCTGGCCGGTGCCGCCGCCGTCGTGCTGGGAGCCGCCCTGCGCCCCCGCCGCGCCGCGGCTTCGTCGAAAACGCCCTGA
- a CDS encoding sulfatase gives MKSPLMILAAAILSATVPATSGRAQPPDGKADRPNVVVIFCDDMGYGDLGCFGQTRYATPNLDRMAAEGARFTDFYVSSAVCSASRAALLTGAYHERVGIQGALGPKTKVGLSHDETTMAEMFKSAGYATGMAGKWHLGYRPSQAPVHHGFDEFLGLPYSGDMWPHHPERPEGYPKLPLIEGDQPAIADVTAEIQKTLTSRFADRAVDFIKRHKDEPFFFYLAPNMPHVPLFVRDENAGRSGAGLYGDVIREIDDAVGAILSTLRAEGLDERTLVVFTSDNGPWLSYGDHGGSAGPLREGKGTSYEGGVRVPFVARWPGKVPAGLVQRQPAATIDLLPTFAAMIGGHPPALPIDGLDVRPLLFGEPDARSPHEALFFYYGDGELQAMRSGPWKLLFPHATRTMNGQAPGGGGVPGKYRPLAVGLELYDLDADLGETHNLAADRPEVVAQLQGMADSMRARLGDRLTKADGPEIRPAATAAD, from the coding sequence ATGAAATCACCCTTGATGATTCTGGCGGCGGCGATCCTCTCCGCGACGGTCCCGGCGACGTCCGGCCGGGCGCAGCCGCCCGACGGGAAAGCCGACCGGCCCAACGTCGTCGTGATCTTCTGCGACGACATGGGGTACGGCGACCTCGGCTGCTTCGGGCAGACGAGATACGCCACGCCCAACCTGGACCGGATGGCCGCCGAGGGGGCGAGGTTCACCGACTTCTACGTCTCCAGCGCGGTCTGCTCGGCCTCGCGGGCGGCGCTCCTCACCGGGGCGTACCACGAGCGCGTCGGCATCCAGGGGGCGCTCGGGCCGAAGACGAAGGTGGGGCTGTCGCACGACGAAACCACGATGGCCGAGATGTTCAAATCGGCCGGGTACGCCACGGGGATGGCCGGGAAGTGGCACCTGGGATACCGACCCTCGCAGGCGCCGGTGCACCACGGCTTCGACGAGTTCCTGGGCCTCCCCTACTCGGGCGACATGTGGCCGCACCATCCCGAGCGGCCCGAGGGCTATCCGAAACTGCCGCTGATCGAGGGAGACCAGCCGGCCATCGCCGACGTCACCGCCGAGATCCAAAAGACGCTGACCAGCCGCTTCGCCGACCGCGCCGTCGACTTCATCAAGCGCCACAAGGACGAGCCGTTCTTCTTCTACCTCGCCCCCAACATGCCCCACGTCCCGCTGTTCGTCCGCGACGAGAACGCCGGCCGGAGCGGCGCCGGGCTCTACGGCGACGTGATCCGCGAGATCGACGACGCGGTCGGCGCGATCCTGTCGACCCTCCGCGCCGAGGGGCTCGACGAGCGAACCCTGGTCGTCTTCACGTCCGACAACGGCCCCTGGCTGAGCTACGGCGACCACGGCGGCTCGGCCGGGCCGCTGCGCGAGGGGAAGGGGACGAGCTACGAGGGGGGCGTCCGCGTCCCGTTCGTCGCCCGGTGGCCCGGCAAGGTCCCCGCCGGCCTCGTCCAGCGCCAGCCCGCCGCGACCATCGACCTGCTCCCGACGTTCGCCGCGATGATCGGCGGCCACCCGCCCGCCCTGCCGATCGACGGCCTCGACGTCCGCCCGCTCCTCTTCGGCGAGCCCGACGCCAGGAGCCCCCACGAGGCCCTCTTCTTCTACTACGGCGACGGCGAACTCCAGGCCATGCGCTCCGGCCCGTGGAAGCTCCTCTTCCCGCACGCCACGCGCACCATGAACGGCCAGGCCCCCGGCGGCGGCGGCGTCCCCGGCAAGTACCGCCCGCTGGCCGTCGGCCTGGAGCTGTACGATCTCGATGCGGACCTCGGCGAGACCCACAACCTCGCGGCCGACCGCCCCGAGGTCGTCGCTCAGCTTCAGGGCATGGCCGACTCGATGCGCGCCCGGCTGGGCGACCGGCTCACGAAAGCGGACGGCCCCGAGATCCGTCCCGCCGCGACGGCCGCCGACTGA
- a CDS encoding alkaline phosphatase family protein, producing MSPQPFVVVNAVGLTRRLLVHAPRLKALAESGWVRSLEEVSPAVTCTAQASLLTGKLPQEHGIVANGWLFRDTREVRFWQQSSALVQAETVETTLRRRAGEQGREIRIAKLFWWFNQGADVDLSVTPKPYYGADGAKVFGIAGTPDGLCERLESSLGRFPFHTFWGPNAGLPCTEWIARAAADVLERDRPDLTFVYLPHLDYEPQRRGPSGCDMPKLVRELDAAAAPLLDRAKAEGARVWVVSEYGHCDVSRPVLLNRALRRAGLLSVRPGPFGEMIDTFGSRAMAVCDHQLAHVYVSRPEDVPAVRDLIAAQPGVARTLAGAERAEIGLDHARSGEIVALSEPDAWFAYPYWFDDALAPDFARTIDIHRKPGFDPCEMFFDPALFWPKGRAIRRLIQKKLGFRTLFDVVPLDPSLVRGSHGLPAADPLDKPLLLADGPLPAEDRLRTTDFRDLLLNAFSQR from the coding sequence ATGTCCCCACAGCCCTTCGTCGTCGTCAACGCCGTGGGACTGACCCGGCGTCTCCTCGTCCACGCCCCGCGCCTGAAGGCCCTGGCCGAATCCGGCTGGGTCCGCTCGCTGGAGGAGGTCTCCCCCGCCGTGACCTGCACGGCCCAGGCGAGCCTGCTGACCGGAAAGCTCCCGCAGGAGCACGGGATCGTCGCCAACGGCTGGCTGTTCCGCGACACCCGCGAAGTCCGATTCTGGCAGCAGTCGAGCGCCCTGGTCCAGGCCGAAACGGTCGAGACGACGCTCCGCCGCCGCGCCGGCGAACAGGGCCGCGAGATCCGCATCGCCAAGCTGTTCTGGTGGTTCAACCAGGGCGCCGACGTCGACCTGAGCGTCACGCCCAAGCCCTATTACGGGGCCGACGGCGCCAAGGTCTTCGGCATCGCCGGCACGCCCGACGGCCTCTGCGAGCGCCTGGAATCCAGCCTGGGCAGGTTCCCGTTCCACACCTTCTGGGGGCCGAACGCCGGGCTCCCCTGCACGGAATGGATCGCCAGGGCCGCCGCCGACGTCCTCGAACGCGACCGCCCCGACCTGACGTTCGTCTACCTGCCGCACCTGGATTACGAGCCCCAGCGCCGGGGGCCGTCCGGCTGCGACATGCCGAAGCTCGTCCGCGAGCTCGACGCCGCCGCCGCCCCTCTGCTCGACCGCGCGAAGGCCGAAGGCGCCCGCGTCTGGGTCGTCAGCGAGTACGGCCATTGCGACGTGAGCCGTCCGGTCCTCCTCAACCGCGCCCTCCGCCGGGCGGGCCTGCTCTCCGTCCGCCCCGGCCCCTTCGGCGAGATGATCGACACGTTCGGCAGCCGCGCGATGGCCGTCTGCGACCACCAGCTCGCCCACGTCTACGTCTCCCGACCCGAAGACGTCCCGGCCGTCCGCGACCTGATCGCGGCCCAGCCTGGGGTGGCTCGGACGCTGGCCGGCGCGGAGCGGGCCGAGATCGGACTCGATCACGCGCGGTCGGGCGAGATCGTCGCCCTGTCCGAGCCCGACGCCTGGTTCGCCTACCCTTACTGGTTCGACGACGCCCTCGCCCCCGACTTCGCCCGTACGATCGACATCCACCGCAAGCCGGGCTTCGACCCCTGCGAGATGTTCTTCGACCCCGCACTGTTCTGGCCCAAGGGTCGCGCGATCCGCCGCCTGATCCAGAAGAAGCTGGGCTTCCGCACCCTCTTCGACGTGGTCCCGCTCGACCCCTCCCTCGTCCGAGGGAGCCACGGCCTCCCCGCCGCCGACCCCCTCGACAAGCCCCTCCTCCTGGCCGACGGCCCGCTCCCGGCCGAGGATCGGCTCAGGACGACCGACTTCCGGGACCTGCTCCTGAACGCCTTTTCGCAGAGATGA
- a CDS encoding DUF309 domain-containing protein: MRETIRSYQDEEPPARTYVPGAGRPKPPRDEARPSPPPIAGDAWAESPAYLRGVDLFNAGCYWEAHEAWEPLWLAHGRRGPIAAVLQGLIKLAAAGVKVRQGRPGGVRSHARRAADHFAEVRAEVGPSLLGLDLDALIAFARSVADDPPAEPVVAEGSAVRVFTRPLRPGGAGPAVDASRRPAAGP; the protein is encoded by the coding sequence ATGCGGGAGACGATCCGATCATACCAGGACGAGGAGCCGCCGGCGCGGACTTACGTCCCCGGAGCCGGCCGCCCGAAGCCCCCGCGTGACGAGGCCCGACCGTCGCCGCCGCCCATCGCGGGGGACGCCTGGGCGGAGTCGCCGGCTTACCTGCGGGGGGTCGACCTGTTCAACGCCGGATGCTACTGGGAGGCCCATGAAGCCTGGGAGCCGCTCTGGCTGGCGCACGGCCGCCGGGGGCCGATTGCGGCGGTGTTGCAGGGCCTGATCAAGCTGGCCGCGGCCGGGGTCAAGGTCCGGCAGGGGAGGCCTGGGGGCGTGCGATCGCACGCGAGGAGGGCGGCCGACCACTTCGCGGAGGTGCGCGCCGAGGTCGGCCCTTCGCTCCTGGGGCTCGACCTCGACGCCCTGATCGCCTTCGCCCGCTCCGTGGCCGACGATCCGCCGGCCGAGCCCGTCGTCGCCGAGGGCTCGGCCGTGCGCGTCTTCACGCGACCGTTGCGGCCGGGCGGAGCTGGCCCAGCCGTCGACGCCAGTAGGCGCCCAGCGGCAGGGCCATGA
- a CDS encoding cytochrome c biogenesis protein, producing the protein MKTSCDDGRDDRPAEAGPVPTPLDQTAPIRSTAISGRSAMRRYGRLLFGLGLFAVLGIATASVTPPDGGGSNGGKLGVGPAYDRIGRVAVMHQGRVKPLDTVAREEVKQVFGRESIKLLDDRNQIVETWGPVGAFVDWIARPEFWDSQPFILVDYLPLKRQILLGPIRARLAAIAARPETPGEDKERLAVLAEDDGLDAGSLLKFVETSKIEEVDRKAVLDMAAKLHEDRKWLSPDDLDEAKISHGDHEEPFMEWVGQLDDQKRKFDSNPTLAERLTEVERRAIDVGHRLATYKAYSGEEMRTAGLIRIMPRPFSRAALDFYKEVIPKARTAANLRDLSPVEFDTLKALDTYWNDVPSNDRHDPGEDAGFDAKFSSWLAENSVWTPLKVLLKADAESLVKAGFPEAETRAFLDAYKAFEQAENQKPGAIPIETADALLASSRALGEALNPEHYPTAAAVERESHFNAVNPFYQAPFAYGVSMVLLAIALGFSGGRVGQMGTAGRALHSLGMLGLLVGIGLECYGFYLRILITGWAPVTNMYETVIWVALVAAVLAFAFELVYRRTFTALAGAGVALLGTITAANVPLLDPSIKSLQPVLRSNLWLTIHVLTEVSSYAAFGLAWALGLIATVYYMTATYRRSPSYGELASPLVPAFPLLSVGVGGMAASYGAFGPQWTTGDPLFYVFSTMAAIGGMVSLGTVLALLGEAANRLTSRGIDDAPAVAAETPAPAVSPQAPGVRPSVEEIRAMAAPATLDARGQAMQETAAMIKPLSNFIYRAMQVGVLLIAAGTILGGVWADYSWGRFWGWDPKEVWALITLLVYLIPLHGRFAGWVTTFGLVFASVVCFLSVVMAWYGVNFVLGVGLHSYGFVEGGSQGFMGVILSAIMALPLGAYWRRRLGQLRPAATVA; encoded by the coding sequence ATGAAGACATCCTGTGATGACGGGCGCGACGACCGTCCGGCCGAGGCCGGACCGGTCCCGACGCCCCTCGACCAGACCGCCCCAATCCGATCGACAGCCATCTCCGGGAGATCCGCGATGAGACGATACGGCCGACTTCTCTTTGGACTGGGCCTCTTCGCGGTCCTGGGGATCGCGACGGCCTCCGTCACGCCCCCCGACGGCGGGGGCTCCAACGGCGGCAAGCTGGGCGTCGGCCCGGCCTACGACCGCATCGGCCGGGTGGCCGTCATGCACCAGGGGCGCGTCAAGCCGCTGGACACGGTCGCCCGCGAGGAGGTCAAGCAGGTCTTCGGCCGCGAGTCGATCAAGCTCCTCGACGACCGCAACCAGATCGTCGAGACCTGGGGACCGGTCGGCGCGTTCGTCGACTGGATCGCGCGTCCCGAGTTCTGGGACTCGCAGCCGTTCATCCTCGTCGACTATCTGCCGCTCAAGCGTCAGATCCTCCTGGGCCCGATCCGCGCCCGCCTGGCGGCGATCGCGGCCCGGCCGGAGACCCCGGGCGAGGACAAGGAGCGGCTCGCGGTGCTGGCCGAGGACGACGGGCTCGACGCCGGCTCGCTCCTGAAGTTCGTCGAGACGTCGAAGATCGAGGAGGTCGACCGCAAGGCCGTCCTGGACATGGCGGCCAAGCTCCACGAGGACCGCAAGTGGCTGTCCCCGGACGACCTGGACGAGGCCAAGATCAGCCACGGCGACCACGAAGAGCCGTTCATGGAGTGGGTCGGCCAGCTCGACGATCAGAAGCGCAAGTTCGATTCCAACCCGACGCTCGCCGAACGGCTCACCGAGGTCGAGCGCCGGGCCATCGACGTCGGCCATCGGCTGGCGACCTACAAGGCGTATTCCGGCGAGGAGATGCGCACCGCCGGGCTGATCCGCATCATGCCCCGACCGTTCAGCCGGGCGGCCCTCGACTTCTACAAGGAAGTCATCCCCAAGGCCCGCACGGCCGCCAACCTCCGCGACCTCTCGCCGGTCGAGTTCGACACCCTCAAGGCGCTCGACACCTACTGGAACGACGTCCCCAGCAACGACCGGCACGACCCGGGCGAGGACGCCGGATTCGACGCCAAGTTCTCCTCCTGGCTCGCCGAGAACTCGGTCTGGACGCCCCTGAAGGTGCTGCTCAAGGCCGACGCCGAGTCGCTCGTGAAGGCCGGCTTCCCCGAAGCCGAGACCCGCGCGTTCCTCGACGCCTACAAGGCGTTCGAGCAGGCCGAGAACCAGAAGCCGGGGGCGATCCCGATCGAGACGGCCGACGCCCTGCTGGCGTCGTCGCGGGCCCTGGGAGAGGCGCTCAATCCGGAGCACTACCCCACCGCGGCGGCCGTCGAGCGCGAGTCCCACTTCAACGCCGTCAACCCGTTCTACCAGGCGCCGTTCGCCTACGGCGTCTCGATGGTCCTGCTGGCGATCGCGCTGGGGTTCTCCGGCGGCCGGGTGGGCCAGATGGGGACCGCGGGCCGGGCGCTGCACTCGCTGGGGATGCTCGGCCTGCTGGTCGGCATCGGCCTGGAATGCTACGGCTTCTACCTGCGGATCCTGATCACGGGATGGGCGCCGGTCACGAACATGTATGAGACCGTCATCTGGGTCGCCCTGGTGGCGGCGGTCCTGGCGTTCGCCTTCGAGCTGGTCTACCGCCGCACGTTCACCGCGCTGGCGGGGGCGGGCGTGGCCCTGCTGGGGACGATCACGGCGGCCAACGTGCCGCTCCTGGACCCCAGCATCAAGAGCCTCCAGCCGGTGCTGCGGAGCAACCTCTGGCTGACGATCCACGTCTTGACGGAGGTCTCCAGCTACGCCGCGTTCGGCCTGGCCTGGGCGCTCGGCCTGATCGCGACGGTCTATTACATGACCGCCACCTACCGCCGTTCCCCCTCGTACGGCGAGCTGGCCTCGCCGCTGGTCCCCGCCTTCCCGCTCCTGTCGGTCGGCGTCGGCGGCATGGCCGCCTCGTACGGGGCGTTCGGGCCGCAGTGGACGACCGGCGATCCGCTCTTCTACGTCTTCTCCACGATGGCGGCGATCGGCGGCATGGTCTCGCTGGGGACCGTCCTGGCCCTGCTGGGCGAGGCCGCCAACCGGCTGACCTCGCGCGGGATCGACGACGCCCCGGCCGTCGCGGCCGAGACGCCGGCCCCGGCCGTCTCGCCGCAAGCGCCCGGCGTGCGGCCCTCGGTCGAGGAGATCCGGGCGATGGCCGCCCCCGCCACGCTCGACGCCCGCGGCCAGGCCATGCAGGAGACGGCGGCGATGATCAAGCCGCTCTCGAACTTCATCTACCGCGCGATGCAGGTCGGCGTCCTCTTGATCGCCGCCGGCACGATCCTCGGCGGCGTCTGGGCCGACTACTCGTGGGGACGCTTCTGGGGATGGGACCCGAAGGAGGTCTGGGCGCTCATCACGCTCTTGGTCTACCTGATCCCGCTCCACGGGCGGTTCGCGGGCTGGGTCACCACCTTCGGCCTGGTCTTCGCGTCGGTGGTCTGCTTCCTCTCGGTCGTCATGGCCTGGTACGGCGTCAACTTCGTCCTGGGGGTCGGCCTGCACAGCTACGGCTTCGTGGAAGGGGGCTCGCAGGGCTTCATGGGCGTGATCCTCTCCGCCATCATGGCCCTGCCGCTGGGCGCCTACTGGCGTCGACGGCTGGGCCAGCTCCGCCCGGCCGCAACGGTCGCGTGA
- a CDS encoding cytochrome c biogenesis protein ResB: protein MRHHGDGHQKAPRPRPSAPSPGRSIGGRILGAIDAIYKFLASLKLAVLSLSSLAAALAFATWFESTYGTRAVQSFVYKSAGFAVLLAFLAINIFCAASIRFPWKKRQTGFVITHAGLLVLIAGSYVHFKSGDEGMVGMLEGESRSEMLRTDAPMFRLREVDPHTQKPSANYELPFDESGPFPWGGGSQRIRNLFDLTLNRLTGGRYPIVRDEADVLSKAGDPFKFVVKQYLPAATPDTVRRSDPSGQPMARLLLRFKAPGMPDARLANAEDAAQWFQLDRRFYRTARSDGMPALVSFSYVDRPEYVEDFLKPPLAESAVGVARIRYRDKDGKERSHDFKLETPADQPVPLPDSDLIVSLQKLANFPTAEAGLARVVGADSIPIAVFDVRKGDAPVVEHVAMGAMPMFPNIIPRPTVDGGKPPEALVRIHLMLPPDLDPKSSGLFGQIDVLATPEKTLYQRVFGRGKDGKPELRSAGPIETGKWIDAFGGGAGAAMTIGFQVGEYLPTAVEKRIFRPLFLIGSQMDEAIPACLVELTVDGKTEEIWIQRSEALEAPVFRPVPFGGRLFEIAYDADRRPLGFDLTLEDFEVGFEPGTEQATKFVSQVKVDDLSQGVRDQLHTISMNEPMTHRGLTFYQMRYSPIVDPRTNQRTGQFQSVFQVGSNPGRPIIYAGSLLIVLGTFVQFYMRAGLFTDGGKREREQAAKKAGAPTPVEPPTPAQSDEDIL, encoded by the coding sequence GTGCGACATCATGGCGACGGCCACCAAAAAGCCCCCCGGCCCCGTCCCTCGGCCCCCAGCCCCGGGCGGTCGATCGGCGGGCGGATCCTGGGCGCGATCGACGCGATCTACAAATTCCTCGCCTCGCTCAAGCTGGCCGTGCTCTCGCTGTCGAGCCTGGCCGCCGCGCTGGCCTTCGCCACCTGGTTCGAGTCCACCTACGGGACCCGGGCCGTGCAGTCGTTCGTCTACAAGAGCGCGGGGTTCGCCGTCCTCCTCGCGTTCTTGGCGATCAACATCTTCTGCGCGGCGTCGATCCGCTTCCCCTGGAAGAAGCGGCAGACCGGCTTCGTCATCACGCACGCCGGGCTCCTGGTCCTGATCGCCGGCTCGTACGTCCACTTCAAGTCGGGCGACGAGGGAATGGTGGGGATGCTCGAAGGGGAGTCGCGGAGCGAGATGCTCCGCACCGACGCGCCGATGTTCCGGCTCCGCGAGGTCGACCCGCACACCCAGAAGCCGTCGGCGAATTACGAGCTGCCGTTCGACGAGTCCGGTCCGTTCCCCTGGGGCGGGGGCTCGCAGCGGATCCGCAACCTGTTCGACCTGACGCTCAACCGCCTCACCGGGGGCCGTTATCCGATCGTCCGGGACGAGGCCGACGTCCTCAGCAAGGCGGGCGACCCGTTCAAGTTCGTGGTCAAGCAGTATCTGCCGGCCGCCACGCCCGACACGGTCCGCCGGAGCGATCCTTCCGGCCAGCCGATGGCCCGGCTCCTCCTGCGGTTCAAGGCCCCGGGGATGCCCGACGCCCGGCTGGCGAACGCCGAGGACGCCGCGCAGTGGTTCCAGCTCGACCGCCGCTTCTACCGGACGGCCCGGAGCGACGGCATGCCGGCCCTGGTCTCGTTCTCGTACGTCGACCGTCCCGAGTACGTCGAGGACTTCCTGAAGCCCCCGCTCGCCGAGAGCGCCGTGGGGGTCGCCCGGATCCGCTATCGGGACAAGGACGGCAAGGAACGCTCCCACGACTTCAAGCTGGAGACGCCGGCCGACCAGCCGGTCCCGCTCCCGGACAGCGACCTGATCGTCTCGCTCCAGAAGCTCGCCAACTTCCCGACCGCCGAGGCGGGCCTGGCGCGGGTGGTGGGCGCGGATTCGATCCCGATCGCCGTCTTCGACGTCCGCAAGGGGGACGCCCCCGTGGTCGAGCACGTCGCGATGGGGGCGATGCCGATGTTCCCCAACATCATCCCCCGCCCGACCGTCGACGGCGGCAAGCCCCCCGAGGCCCTCGTCAGGATCCACCTGATGCTCCCGCCGGACCTCGACCCCAAGTCGAGCGGCCTGTTCGGCCAGATCGACGTCCTGGCCACGCCCGAGAAGACCCTCTACCAACGCGTCTTCGGCCGCGGCAAGGACGGCAAGCCCGAACTGCGGAGCGCCGGCCCGATCGAGACCGGGAAGTGGATCGACGCCTTCGGCGGCGGCGCCGGGGCCGCCATGACCATCGGCTTCCAGGTCGGCGAATACCTGCCGACCGCCGTCGAGAAGCGGATCTTCCGCCCTCTGTTCCTGATCGGCAGCCAGATGGACGAGGCGATCCCCGCCTGCCTCGTCGAGCTGACCGTCGACGGCAAGACCGAGGAAATCTGGATCCAGCGCAGCGAGGCGCTGGAGGCCCCGGTCTTCCGTCCCGTGCCGTTCGGCGGCCGACTCTTCGAGATCGCCTACGACGCCGACCGCCGTCCCCTGGGCTTCGACCTCACGCTCGAGGACTTCGAGGTCGGCTTCGAGCCGGGGACCGAACAGGCCACCAAGTTCGTCAGCCAGGTGAAGGTGGACGACCTGTCGCAAGGGGTCCGGGACCAGCTCCACACGATCTCGATGAACGAGCCGATGACCCATCGCGGCCTCACCTTTTACCAGATGCGCTACTCGCCGATCGTCGATCCCCGCACCAACCAGCGGACCGGCCAGTTCCAGTCGGTCTTCCAGGTGGGGAGCAACCCGGGGAGGCCGATCATCTACGCGGGCAGCCTGCTGATCGTGCTGGGGACGTTCGTGCAGTTCTACATGCGCGCCGGCCTCTTCACCGACGGCGGCAAGCGGGAACGCGAGCAGGCCGCGAAGAAGGCCGGGGCGCCGACGCCCGTCGAGCCCCCCACGCCCGCGCAGTCCGATGAAGACATCCTGTGA
- a CDS encoding RNA polymerase sigma factor produces MLKRFAEEREEAAFAELVERHGPLVRGVCRRLLRSEHDVEDVFQATFLLLALRASDVAWRASIGGWVRDVARRLALNARTEIARRRRRETPVSNLLPGLRFGETGALPDRACPLSVFTDEVERRDVRRVIDGEVDDLPEKYREPLVLCYLEGKTNHEAAAALGYPVGSMSRRLEKARGLLRKRLIGRGVTLGVVLALVGWLVATSPRPGGRPDPGPGSPPLGFAAQAVESSSRSELRELLAALQRNDGNGLGRDRLGLAVRHAAEAAELAPAASRERLLGFAAETRLAALDLSGIGPDDDRADVPRLLATCVRCHVALH; encoded by the coding sequence TTGCTGAAGCGCTTCGCGGAGGAGCGGGAGGAGGCCGCGTTCGCCGAACTGGTCGAACGTCACGGCCCGCTCGTCCGGGGTGTCTGTCGGCGGCTCCTCCGCAGCGAGCACGACGTCGAGGACGTCTTCCAGGCGACGTTCCTGCTCCTGGCCCTCCGGGCCTCGGACGTGGCCTGGCGGGCGTCGATCGGCGGCTGGGTGCGCGACGTCGCCCGACGGCTGGCCCTGAACGCCCGGACCGAGATCGCCCGCCGCCGCCGACGCGAGACGCCGGTCTCCAACCTCTTGCCGGGATTGCGTTTCGGCGAAACCGGAGCCCTGCCCGACCGGGCCTGTCCGCTCTCCGTCTTCACGGACGAGGTCGAGCGCCGGGACGTTCGCCGGGTGATCGACGGCGAGGTCGACGACCTGCCGGAGAAGTACCGCGAGCCGTTGGTCCTCTGCTACCTGGAAGGCAAGACGAACCACGAGGCCGCCGCCGCGCTCGGCTATCCGGTGGGTTCCATGTCCCGTCGCCTGGAGAAGGCGCGAGGGCTGCTCCGCAAGCGGCTGATCGGCCGTGGGGTGACGCTCGGCGTCGTCCTGGCGCTGGTCGGCTGGCTCGTCGCCACCTCGCCCCGACCGGGAGGCCGGCCCGATCCGGGCCCCGGTTCGCCCCCCCTCGGCTTCGCGGCCCAGGCGGTCGAGTCGTCGAGTCGGTCGGAACTTCGAGAACTTCTCGCGGCTCTCCAACGTAATGATGGGAATGGCCTCGGCCGGGATCGGCTCGGACTCGCGGTCCGGCACGCCGCCGAAGCCGCCGAACTCGCCCCGGCCGCGAGCCGGGAGCGGCTGCTCGGATTCGCGGCCGAGACCCGGCTGGCGGCGCTCGACCTGTCGGGGATCGGCCCCGACGACGACCGGGCCGACGTCCCGCGACTCCTTGCGACGTGCGTGCGCTGCCACGTCGCGCTCCACTGA